Proteins encoded in a region of the Inquilinus sp. KBS0705 genome:
- a CDS encoding helix-turn-helix domain-containing protein → MNVELITRDDLKEFKTELLEEIKKIVPFDVTGQSKKWLKSNEVRKLLKISPGTLQNLRVNGTLRFTRVGSTMYYKMEDIHKLLEGGMQ, encoded by the coding sequence ATGAATGTAGAGCTGATCACAAGAGATGACCTGAAAGAATTCAAAACAGAACTTTTAGAAGAGATCAAGAAGATCGTGCCCTTTGATGTTACTGGCCAGTCCAAAAAATGGTTAAAAAGCAATGAGGTCAGGAAGCTGTTGAAGATCTCTCCGGGAACATTGCAGAATCTGCGGGTCAATGGTACGCTGCGTTTTACCCGCGTGGGCAGTACGATGTATTATAAGATGGAGGATATCCACAAGCTGCTGGAAGGAGGGATGCAATGA
- a CDS encoding DEAD/DEAH box helicase, which produces MLNKKLLSERDICTKYITPAILSAGWNVDLQMREEVSFTDGRIYVKGKLTARGERKQADYILYYKTNIPIAIIEAKDNNHNVGDGIQQAIKYGKILDVPFIFSSNGDGFLFHDRTLLSGQAESDLQMDEFPSPERLWAWYQTYKGIETTRASKIVSQDYYTDVSGRSPRYYQQIAINRTIEAIARGQNRLLLVMATGTGKTYTAFQIIHRLWKSGAKKRILFLADRNSLLDQTKVGDFRHFGDKMTIVKKRQVDKSFEIYLALYQGISGNEEEKNVYKQFSTGFFDLIIIDECHRGSANEDSAWREILTYFKTSAHIGLTATPKETSETSNIEYFGEPVYTYSLKQGIADGFLAPYRVVRIGLDIDLEGWRPPKGFLDKFGNEVEDRIYNRSDFEKNIVVEERRKLVAGKITEFLKGTDRYSKSIVFCIDIEHASGMRSELSRQNSDLVAQNDKYVMQITGDNDEGKRELSNFINPEERYPVIATTSKLMTTGVDAQTCKVIVLDSNIQSMTEFKQIIGRGTRINEDFGKLYFTILDFRNVSDKFADPDFDGDPVMVKVVNENVSIETIEQEEEADPAPVIDELSGEELDMGQSVLMAPSVPYYTKKEKREKIFINGIDVSVLIQREMYFDHDGKPITVSLKEYSRDKIKNQYKTLEEFLGTWNDAERKSVLVKELEEQGLLVEELKEAVDRELDIFDLICHTAFDAPPLTRKERANNVKKRDYFNKYGDQARNVLNALLDKYADEGLENIETTQILSLDPLSSLGTPFEIIGFFGSKDSYLKAIKDLQNQLYTNTA; this is translated from the coding sequence ATGTTGAATAAAAAACTTCTGTCAGAAAGAGATATTTGCACCAAGTACATTACACCAGCCATCCTCTCTGCGGGTTGGAATGTTGACTTGCAAATGCGTGAAGAGGTGTCATTTACCGATGGCCGTATTTACGTTAAAGGCAAATTAACCGCACGTGGCGAGCGTAAACAGGCAGACTACATCCTATACTACAAGACCAATATCCCAATTGCGATAATTGAGGCAAAAGACAATAATCATAACGTCGGCGACGGAATACAACAAGCGATCAAGTATGGCAAGATCCTGGATGTCCCTTTTATTTTCAGCAGCAATGGTGACGGGTTTTTGTTTCATGACAGAACTCTGCTCAGTGGTCAGGCCGAAAGTGATCTGCAAATGGATGAGTTCCCTTCACCCGAACGACTCTGGGCGTGGTACCAGACTTATAAGGGTATTGAAACCACCAGGGCCTCGAAGATCGTCAGCCAAGATTATTATACCGATGTTTCGGGCAGAAGCCCGCGGTATTACCAGCAAATTGCGATAAACAGAACAATTGAAGCCATAGCCAGAGGCCAAAACCGATTGCTTTTGGTGATGGCTACAGGAACAGGTAAGACTTACACCGCTTTTCAGATCATCCACCGCTTATGGAAAAGCGGGGCCAAAAAGCGGATTCTTTTTCTTGCGGACAGGAATTCACTGCTGGATCAGACAAAGGTCGGTGATTTTCGCCATTTCGGCGATAAAATGACCATTGTTAAAAAGCGGCAGGTCGATAAGTCCTTCGAAATTTACCTGGCGCTTTACCAGGGTATCTCCGGTAATGAAGAAGAGAAAAATGTATATAAACAGTTCTCGACGGGCTTTTTTGACCTGATCATTATTGACGAGTGTCACCGGGGTAGCGCTAACGAAGACAGTGCCTGGCGGGAAATATTGACCTATTTTAAAACATCAGCACATATAGGCTTAACGGCTACGCCAAAAGAAACCTCTGAAACCTCCAATATCGAATATTTCGGTGAACCGGTTTATACCTATTCGCTCAAACAAGGTATAGCCGATGGCTTCCTTGCGCCATATCGCGTCGTACGGATTGGATTGGATATCGACCTTGAAGGCTGGCGGCCACCGAAAGGCTTCCTGGATAAGTTTGGTAACGAAGTCGAGGACAGGATCTACAACCGCTCAGATTTTGAAAAGAATATTGTTGTAGAAGAGCGTCGTAAACTTGTTGCCGGAAAGATAACCGAGTTCTTGAAAGGAACTGACCGTTATTCCAAATCAATCGTATTCTGTATCGACATAGAGCATGCATCGGGCATGCGGTCTGAACTTTCCAGGCAAAATTCCGACCTGGTAGCTCAGAATGACAAGTATGTCATGCAAATTACCGGGGATAACGACGAGGGCAAAAGGGAATTGAGCAATTTTATCAATCCCGAAGAAAGGTATCCCGTCATAGCAACCACATCCAAACTCATGACCACCGGTGTTGATGCGCAGACTTGTAAGGTCATTGTTCTGGACAGCAATATTCAGTCGATGACGGAGTTTAAACAAATTATTGGTCGGGGGACTCGGATTAATGAAGATTTTGGCAAATTGTATTTTACGATTCTCGATTTTAGAAATGTTTCTGATAAGTTTGCCGATCCTGATTTTGACGGTGATCCGGTAATGGTAAAAGTAGTTAATGAAAACGTAAGTATTGAGACGATTGAGCAGGAGGAGGAAGCAGATCCAGCCCCGGTTATCGATGAACTTTCGGGCGAGGAATTAGATATGGGACAATCAGTTTTAATGGCGCCGTCTGTTCCTTACTATACAAAAAAGGAAAAGCGGGAAAAGATCTTTATCAATGGCATAGATGTTTCCGTTTTGATACAAAGGGAAATGTATTTTGATCATGATGGTAAACCCATCACAGTTAGTCTGAAAGAGTACTCGCGTGATAAGATAAAAAATCAATATAAAACCCTGGAGGAATTTTTGGGCACCTGGAATGATGCGGAACGAAAATCTGTTTTAGTGAAGGAGCTGGAAGAGCAGGGACTTTTAGTGGAGGAGTTAAAGGAAGCTGTAGATCGGGAACTTGACATATTTGATTTGATCTGCCATACCGCTTTTGATGCCCCGCCGCTGACCCGCAAGGAAAGGGCTAACAATGTTAAGAAAAGAGACTATTTTAATAAATACGGCGACCAGGCCAGGAATGTGTTAAATGCATTACTGGATAAATATGCAGACGAGGGACTGGAAAATATTGAAACCACACAAATCCTTTCGCTTGATCCATTGAGCAGTTTGGGAACGCCATTTGAAATTATCGGCTTTTTTGGCAGTAAGGATAGTTACTTGAAAGCCATTAAAGATTTGCAAAACCAATTATATACTAATACAGCTTAA